The DNA region GGCTCGCCGGCGGCGACGAGTCGGTCGTGGCGGCCGCCGGCGTGTCGAACACGCCCGGCTGGGTCGTGCTCGGCGCCGTCGGCGTCGTGTACCTCTGTCTGGTCGCCGTCGCGTTCTGGCCGGGAGCGAGGGCCGTCTCGGAACTGGACGAGGAGGTCGACCGCGGGGACCTCCGCAGGGACGAGTGACGCCGGCCCGAACGGCGGAGGCCCCGTCCGGAGCCGGCGCCGGGCCGCCCGCCGTCGAGCGGCCGACGGCCGGCGCTATTCGGCCGAACCGGTCGTCGAGTCCGACGGGTCGTCGCCCGTGTCGGAGCCGTTCGTCGCCGTCCGCGTCGCGTCGCCCGGGTACGGCGTCACCGTCCCCTCGGGGATCGGCGTCTCGGGCGGGCCGGCCTCGAACGAGACGGAGAACCCGGTCAACTGGTCCTGGGCGACCGGGAAGTGGAACGTGTACTCCCGGGCGGCGCCGGGTTCGAGGGCGACGTGGCGTGACGGCGTGAACGTCCTGTCGCCGGCCTCGACGCGGAGGGTCATCACCGCCTCGTGGGCCGCCTCGCCGCGGTTCCGGACGGTCAGATCGGCCAGCAGGTCGCCGTCCCCGTCGGACCGGAAGGCCCGCGCCGGGACGACGAACCGCTGGCGGTCCGGCGTCGGGTCCCCCTCCCCGTCGTCTCCGGCCCCGCCGCCGTCGCCGCCCGACCCGTCGCCGAACCCGTCGTCCTCGGGCGTCGCGATCCCCTCGGGCGGTTCGGGGGCCGTCGCCGGCACCTCCCGGTTGGCCGTACAGCCCGCGCCCGCTCCCGCCGCGAGGGCGGCCAGCCCGCGCAGGAGCGTCCGTCGTTGCATACCTCTCCCCCGGGTGCGGTCCGGTAAGAATCTTCCCGTCCGGGCGGTGGCGGCCGGGGCGGCCGCCGACCCGTCCCGCCGGTCCGTGGACCTCCCGCCGCGCTTATGCCGGTCGCCGGCCGAGTCGGGGGTGTGCTGACGAAGGACCTGCTGCGCGTCTCGCGGGCCGGCGGCGGCTTCCACCCGCAGTTCGCCGGCGACGACCGCCGGGACCTCGCGGCCCGCGTCCTCGGCGTCTACCAGGGCCACGTCGACCGCGCCCGCTCGGCGCTCGACGACGCGCTCGCCGACCTCGAACGCGAGGCCGACGACTTCAAGCTCGTCCGCGGGTTCGCCAAGCTCCTGGAGCGGGAGGCCCGCTTCGAGGTCCGCTCGCCCGTCGAACCCCGGCGCGCCCGCGAGGCCGCCTTCGCCGCCGGCGAGTCCGTGGGGGTCGTCACCGCCGACGAGCGCGAGCGGGCGCTCCGGCGGGCGGCCGACCGCCTCGACGCCGAGCCGGACGACGTGGCCGACTCGCTGTACGCCGACCTGGACGACCGGCAGGTCCTCGTCGAGATCGACCCGCGCTGGGACCCCGCGGAGCTGGTCGCCCAGTACAACCTCTCGCTGGCCCAGACGGCGCTGTTCGACGCGACGGAGGTCCGCGTGCGCTCGTCCGACCCGAAGGCGCTCGTCTCCGCCGTCAAGCGCCTGCGGCTGATGTACGAGGTCCGGAAGACCGACGCCGGCCGCGAGGTGGTCGTCACCGGCCCGGACGCCCTCTTCCGGGCGACCCGCCGCTACGGCACCCGCTTCGCCCGCCTGTTGCGCACCGTCGCGAAGGCCGACGAGTGGCACCTGGAGGCGACCGTCGACGACCGCGGCACCGAGCGGGAGATGACCCTGACCGACGCGGACGTGTCCGTGCCCGGCGTCGAGCCCGTGACCGAGGTGAGCTACGACAGCGGCGTCGAGGCCGACTTCGCGACCCGCTTCGAGTCGCTGGATCTGGACTGGGAGCTCGTCCGCGAGCCCGAACCGCTCGAAGCCGGCGCCAGCGTCGCCATCCCCGACTTCGCGTTCGACTACCGCCACGCCGACTTCCGCGTCTTCTTCGAGATCATGGGCTTCTGGACGCCCGAGTACGTCGAGAAGAAACTCTCGCAGCTGGAAGCCATCGACGACGCCGAACTGCTGGTGGCCGTCGACGAGAGCCTCGGCGCGGGCGAGGACATCGAGGCCCGCGCCCACCGCGCGATCCCCTACTCCGGGACGGTCCGCGTCAAGGACGTGCGCGACGCGCTCCGGCGGTACGAGGACGACCTCGTCGCCGAGCACGCGGCCGCACTGCCCGACGAGCTTCGGCCCGAGGCGGACGTGGTGACTATCGAATCGCTGGCCGCCGACCACGGCGTCAGCGAGGACGCCGTCGAGGGCAAGGCCTTCCCCGACCACGAGCGCGTCGGGCGGACGCTCGTCAGGCCCGCGGTGCTGGACGACCTCGGCGAGCGGATCGAGGCCGGGATGGCCCTGAGCGACGCCGAGGCGGTCCTCGACGAGTACGGCGTCGACGACGCCAGCGCCGCGCTGTCGGCGCTGGGCTACCGCGTCGAGTGGGCGGGCCTGAGCGGCGGGACCGTCCGCGAGCGCGACGACTGAACGGCGGCCCACCGTGTTCCGGGGACAGCGACCGCGATCGCGGCGAGGAGTTTTCAGCGCTCATCCGCGAAGGATCGGCCGAATCAGCCGACCAGAGCGCGCGAACCCGGTCCGAGGTCACGCGCGGCGGGCGAGCAACCGACCGCCGACGGCGAGCGGGACGGCGATCCACAGCGCGAGCCCGACCGCGAGCGCGGGGGTCGAGACGGCGGTGGTCGCGAGCGCGGCGCCGACGCCGCCGCCGCTGGTCGGGACCAGCGAGAGGACGACCAGCCTGAGCGCGTCGGCGGGGTTGCCGACGACCAGCGCGGAGAGGAGCCAGCCGGGCGGGTCCAGCGCGACCACGACGCCCAGCGCCGCGAGGTCGTAGACCAGCACGAACAGCACCCACGCGAGCAGGGCGCCGCCGAGCGCGCGGGCCTTCTCGGCCGTCGCCGCGGAGAGACAGACGCCGAGCGACAGGAACGCGGCCCCGACCACGACCGCGGTCAGCAGGTAGTGGAGGTACGCCGGCAGGACCGCCGGGCCGAACCTGGTGAGGACGACCACCGCCCCGGCACCGAGTCCCAGCGCCATGCCGACCGCGAGCGTCGCGGCGCGGCCGAGGTACTTGCCGACCAGCAGCTCGGTGCGGCCGAGCGGGACGGACAGCAGCAGTTCGAGCGTGCCGCGCTCGTCGGCGCCGACGACGGTCCCGTAGCCGAGCGCGAGCGCCGCCAGCGGGACGAGATACACCGACAGCTCCGCGAGGGTCACGAGCAGCGCGCCGGCGCCGGTCGGGCCGGTCGCCGTCCCCGCCAGCCCGACGACCGCGAGCGAGAAGGCGCCGAACAGCGCCGCCAGCCCGTAGGTCCACCGGGCGCGCGAGAGCACCCGGTACTCCCGGCGGGCGACGCCGAGTACCTGCCGCGCGGTGCCGTCGGAGCGCGTCTCGTCGGCCGTCATCGCCGCGTGTGCAGTCGTACCGCCGTCCGGACGGGCTCCGTCGGGGCTGTCGTCCGCTCGCGGGTGCCCGTCGGACGCCGCCGCGGTGTCGTCGTCTTCGGCGCTCATCGGTCCGCACCTCCGGGCGCGATGGCGTCGCGGACCGCCGTCTCCAGGTCCGGCTCCTCGACACCGACGGACTCGGGGTCGGTCTCGACGACCGCCGCGAGCGCGTCGGTCGCCGCGTCGGGGGCGACCGCGAGTTCGAGGGTTCGCTCGCCCGCGGAGACGTCCGGGTCGAGGTCGCCCCCCGCGTCGCCGAGCGCCGCCCGGACCGACTCCGTGGCCGCCGCGACGGCGTCGCTGTCTGCGTATTCGGCGGTGACCGTCACCTCGTCGCCGGCCGCGCGGGTCACTTCCTCGACGGTGCCGACCGACCGGAGCGCCCCGTCGTCGAGGACGGCGACGCGGTCGCAGAGCGCCTCGACCTCGCTGAGGACGTGCGTGCTGAGGACGACCGTCACGTCCCGCTCCGCCCGGACGCGCTCGACGACGCGGTTGAACGCGTCGACGCCGGCGGGGTCCAGCCCGGCGGTCGGCTCGTCGAGCAGGAGCACGTCGGGGTCGCCCAGCAGCGCCACCGCGAGGCCGAGCCGGCGGTTCATCCCGTTGGAGTACCCGCCCACGGGCCTGTCGCCCGCGTCGGGGAGGCCGACGACCGACAGCAAGGTGTCGACCCGCGGCGCCTCGACGCCGCGCATGTCCGCGTAGTAGCCCAGCACCTCCGCGCCGGTCAGCGCGGGCTGGAAGCCGGCGTCCTCCGGCAGGTAGCCGACCCGCTCGCGGACGCGCGTGCCGTCGGTCGGGTCGACGCCCGCGACGCGGACCGTCCCAGCGTCGGGGGTCTCGTGGCCGACGAGCAGGCGGAACAGCGTGGTCTTGCCCGCGCCGTTCGTGCCGACGAGGCCGAGCGATGCGCCCGACGGCACCGACAGCGAGACGCCGTCCAGCGCGTCGACGCCGTCGTACCGTTTCGTGACGTCAGTGATCTCGATCATAGTAGTCCCTCCAGTCGTGGGGCGGTTCGGCCAGCGGCCGGTGGTCGACGACGCCGGGCGCCTCGACCACCGGCAGCGTCCGCTCGGCGAGGCGGAGGACCTCGAAGGCCGGGCTGCCGGTGAAGGCGCTCGCCTTCGGGTGCTCGCCGGTGAGGTGCTGGACCATCCCGGCCGGGCGGTACCGCGTCTCGCTGACGCCGTCGCCGTCCACGTCGCGGGCGCCGGCGCCGGCCCAGTAGTTGCCGACCGACTCGTTCCAGACGACCCGGGAGTTCACGTCGGCGCGGACCTGCACGCGGTTGCGGGCGAAGGTGTTGTGGTGGACCGACTCGCGGACGCTCCCCGCCGAGAGGTGGACGCCCGCGCCGTTGCCCGCGACGAGGTTCCGGGCGATCTCGTTGTCCAGCGAGTTGTAAACGAACAGGCCGTTCTCGTTGCCGACGACGTGGTTCCCCCGGACGGTCGTCTTGTCGATGCTCTTGAGCAGGATGCCGTGGCCGCTCTGGCCGCTGTTGTTCACCGCGACGTTGTCGACGATGCGCAGGTCCTCGGAGACCATCAGCGCGTAGCCGGCGTCGTTGTCGACGGCCGTGTTGTTCACCAGCGTATTGTCGTTCGAGTACATGTAGTGGACGCCGTAGCGGAGGTCCCACAGCGTGTTGTTGCGGGCCTCGACGCCGCTCGCCCACGAGTAGTAGATGCCGTCGCGGGCGTCGGTGATCCGGTTGTCCGCCACGTATGCGTCGGTTGTCTCGTACAGCTGGATGCCGTTGCCGCGGTCGCTCCGCGATTCGATCCCGTCGCGGCCGACGACGGTGTTGTCGACCAGCCGCGCGTCGGCGGCGCTGTCGACCCAGATCCCGAAGGTCGTGTCCGTGATCCGGCTGTCGCGCACGGTGACGCCCGCGCCGTCGACCCACACGGCGGCGTCGTTGTCCTCGGCCGCGTAGCCGGCGTTGCGGACCCACACGCCGTCGAGGGTGACTCCCGAGGCGTTCAGCGCGAGCACGTCGCCCTCGCCGGGGCCGTCGACGACCGGCATCCGCCCGTCGGCGTCGTCGGCCCGGACCGTCACGTTCGGCGTCTCGACGACGACCGTCGCCTCGGGGTCGAACCGGCCCCGGAGTTCGACGGTGTCGCCCGGTTCGGCCGCGTCGACGGCCGGCCCGAGCGCGTCGAACTCGTCGCCGTCGACGGCCGCGACGCCGGGCTCGTCGGTCGCCTCGAACTCGTAGGCGTCGGGGACGCCGGCGTCGAACGCGACGTCGTCACCCGTGGGCGCCGTGTCGGTGGGGACGGCGACGACCGTCCCGGCGGCCGCGACCAGCAGGGCGGCCGCGACGGCGGCCAGCGCCGCGTCGGCGGACGGTCGTCCCACGGCTCAGTCACCTCCGCTGGCGCCCGGGCCCGACGGACCGTCGTGCTCGCGCCGGCCGTCGCCCTCCCGGCCGTCGCCCTCACGGTCGTCCCACTCGTCGTCGCCGACGGTGTGCTCGTCGAGCCACCCGCGGGCGCCCTCGATCCGGCCGGCGACCCGGTCGGGCAGGTCGCCGAACGTGGCCGGCGTGTCGCGGTAGTAGAAGGCGACGACGAGCAGGCCGATGGCGAGGGCGGTGAGGTAGGCGCCGGCGCCGAACCGCGAGCGACTGGTGATGTTCGCCACCTCGTAGGTCCCCCACAGCGGCGGCGTGAACCCGTCGACGCCCATGACCGGCGCGTCCGGGTCGAGGGTGTGACCGGCCTGGTAGAGCCGGTACTGGATGTCGGCCAGCATCACCGTCAGCACCGTGACCGTGCCGGCGAGCTGGTAGGTCAGCCCCTTCTTCAGCCGGTCGGTGTCGGGGGCGAACGCGACGAACAGGCCGGCGGCCGCGACGGCGGCGAACGCCAGGGGGCCGAGCGACCACTCGGGCACGTCGACCGCGTAGGGGTGGGGTTCGTAGTTCGGCGGCCAGATCACCGGGTCCGGGTAGTAGAACCCGATGTACTTGTTGAGCGCCGCCATCTCCTCGTAGTCCCCGCCGATGAACGGGTAGGCGTGCAGGTGCAGGTGCAGCGTCGTGTCGGGGTACTGCACCGCGTTGACCGCGATGTGCCACATCGGCAGGATCGGTGCGACCACGAGCATGACCGCCGCGACGACGGGCAGGCCGCGGCGCAGTTGCGTGAACTCGCCGAGGTCGGGTGGTTCGTAGTTCATGGGTGTCACCGCGTTATCGTGGGTCGTTTTGTGGGTCCGTGGGTCGGAGTTCGTCGCGAGTCTGACTCCGTCGCGGGTCGGTTCGCGAGCGATGCGTGGTCGGAAGAAGCCGCCGGGCGGTGAAACCCGCGCGGCTCGGGCGGTCGCGCGGCGGCGGTGCTACTCGCTCGGTTCGACGATCATCCGCGAGCGCATCTCCAGGTGCAGCGCGCTGCAGAAGTACGTACAGTAGATCCAGTAGACGCCCGGATCGTCGGCGGTGAACGTGACCTCGCGGGTGTCCTGGGGCGCGACGGCGAGGTTCACGTCGTGTTCGGGGATCGCGACGCCGTGGATGATGTCGCGGACGCCCTCGACGTTCGTGATCGTCAGGCGCACCTCGTCGCCCTCCTGGACGGTGAAGTCGTACATCCCGTACTCCGAGCGCTTCGAGGAGGCCTTGACGTGGACCGTCGAGTCGTCGATGCGCTCGACGCCCGAGTCTTCCTGGGTGATGTAGGGCTTCTCGCCCTCGTAGTCGCTCTTGTCCCACGTGGTCGCCGGGTCGATCTTGTCCCGGTGGGCGAACACGCAGTCGTGCGGTTCGGGGTAGGCCGGGTGGTCGGCGACGATCTCCATCTCCTTCTCGCCGTCGCCGATGTGGATGAGCTGGTCGTTGTCCGGGTGGATCGGCCCGACCGGCAGGAACCGGTCCTTCGAGAGCTTGTTCAGCGAGACGAGCCACTCCCCGTCGGGGTCGGTCGTCATCGCCTCCAGCGCCTGGATGTGCCCGGGGTTGTAGTGGACGTCCTGCTTCTCCAGGATCGGCTCGGTCGAGCCGTTCTCGGCCTCGACCGCCGCCTCGATGTCCCACTTGGCGACCTGCGAGTCGATGAACAGGCTCGTGTAGGCGTGGCCGTTGCCGTCGAAGGTCGTGTGCAGCGGCCCCAGCCCGACCTTCGGGCGCCCCGCCACCGCGTCCGTGGGGTCGTCGACCTCGTCGATCCGGTCGAGGTCGAGCATCGTCACCGTCGGCGAGAGCTTGCCCGCGATGAAGGCGTACTTGCCGTCGGGGCCGACCTCGACGCAGTGGGGCGACTTGGGCACCGACACGTAGCGGACGATCGGCTCGTCGCCGGAGTTGAGGTCGCTCTCGCGCGTGCCGTCGACGACGGGGACGCCGTTGACCTCCTCGTAGTCCCCGTTGTCGACGGCCTCCTCGATGGCGGG from Halosimplex halophilum includes:
- a CDS encoding DUF790 family protein, with amino-acid sequence MLTKDLLRVSRAGGGFHPQFAGDDRRDLAARVLGVYQGHVDRARSALDDALADLEREADDFKLVRGFAKLLEREARFEVRSPVEPRRAREAAFAAGESVGVVTADERERALRRAADRLDAEPDDVADSLYADLDDRQVLVEIDPRWDPAELVAQYNLSLAQTALFDATEVRVRSSDPKALVSAVKRLRLMYEVRKTDAGREVVVTGPDALFRATRRYGTRFARLLRTVAKADEWHLEATVDDRGTEREMTLTDADVSVPGVEPVTEVSYDSGVEADFATRFESLDLDWELVREPEPLEAGASVAIPDFAFDYRHADFRVFFEIMGFWTPEYVEKKLSQLEAIDDAELLVAVDESLGAGEDIEARAHRAIPYSGTVRVKDVRDALRRYEDDLVAEHAAALPDELRPEADVVTIESLAADHGVSEDAVEGKAFPDHERVGRTLVRPAVLDDLGERIEAGMALSDAEAVLDEYGVDDASAALSALGYRVEWAGLSGGTVRERDD
- a CDS encoding ABC transporter ATP-binding protein; amino-acid sequence: MIEITDVTKRYDGVDALDGVSLSVPSGASLGLVGTNGAGKTTLFRLLVGHETPDAGTVRVAGVDPTDGTRVRERVGYLPEDAGFQPALTGAEVLGYYADMRGVEAPRVDTLLSVVGLPDAGDRPVGGYSNGMNRRLGLAVALLGDPDVLLLDEPTAGLDPAGVDAFNRVVERVRAERDVTVVLSTHVLSEVEALCDRVAVLDDGALRSVGTVEEVTRAAGDEVTVTAEYADSDAVAAATESVRAALGDAGGDLDPDVSAGERTLELAVAPDAATDALAAVVETDPESVGVEEPDLETAVRDAIAPGGADR
- the nosZ gene encoding TAT-dependent nitrous-oxide reductase, giving the protein MSNDNGDTGDAEELVAEHEQRINDLLQDVEDPAELDDGDDGFSMELAGLELDRRDFMKAGAAAGVASAAGAFAGCQTALPQGKTPADGGDGGDGGGSQGASASHGHFVPPGEKDEYYGFWSGGHSGEIRVIGIPSMRELQRIPVFNTEPARGYGYDDQTSEMLEEEGGGYTWGDNHHPNLSETDGDYDGEYLYVNDKANGRIARVNLKYFETDAIVDVPNMQAIHGCSVLSPDTEYVLGNGEFRAPLPNDGRDVNNPDEYVSLFAAVDPESMETAWQVKVDGNLDIVDTGKEGRWAISSCYNSEEATEIQGMTRDDRDYAKVFDIPAIEEAVDNGDYEEVNGVPVVDGTRESDLNSGDEPIVRYVSVPKSPHCVEVGPDGKYAFIAGKLSPTVTMLDLDRIDEVDDPTDAVAGRPKVGLGPLHTTFDGNGHAYTSLFIDSQVAKWDIEAAVEAENGSTEPILEKQDVHYNPGHIQALEAMTTDPDGEWLVSLNKLSKDRFLPVGPIHPDNDQLIHIGDGEKEMEIVADHPAYPEPHDCVFAHRDKIDPATTWDKSDYEGEKPYITQEDSGVERIDDSTVHVKASSKRSEYGMYDFTVQEGDEVRLTITNVEGVRDIIHGVAIPEHDVNLAVAPQDTREVTFTADDPGVYWIYCTYFCSALHLEMRSRMIVEPSE
- a CDS encoding ABC transporter permease is translated as MSAEDDDTAAASDGHPRADDSPDGARPDGGTTAHAAMTADETRSDGTARQVLGVARREYRVLSRARWTYGLAALFGAFSLAVVGLAGTATGPTGAGALLVTLAELSVYLVPLAALALGYGTVVGADERGTLELLLSVPLGRTELLVGKYLGRAATLAVGMALGLGAGAVVVLTRFGPAVLPAYLHYLLTAVVVGAAFLSLGVCLSAATAEKARALGGALLAWVLFVLVYDLAALGVVVALDPPGWLLSALVVGNPADALRLVVLSLVPTSGGGVGAALATTAVSTPALAVGLALWIAVPLAVGGRLLARRA
- the nosD gene encoding nitrous oxide reductase family maturation protein NosD, with protein sequence MGRPSADAALAAVAAALLVAAAGTVVAVPTDTAPTGDDVAFDAGVPDAYEFEATDEPGVAAVDGDEFDALGPAVDAAEPGDTVELRGRFDPEATVVVETPNVTVRADDADGRMPVVDGPGEGDVLALNASGVTLDGVWVRNAGYAAEDNDAAVWVDGAGVTVRDSRITDTTFGIWVDSAADARLVDNTVVGRDGIESRSDRGNGIQLYETTDAYVADNRITDARDGIYYSWASGVEARNNTLWDLRYGVHYMYSNDNTLVNNTAVDNDAGYALMVSEDLRIVDNVAVNNSGQSGHGILLKSIDKTTVRGNHVVGNENGLFVYNSLDNEIARNLVAGNGAGVHLSAGSVRESVHHNTFARNRVQVRADVNSRVVWNESVGNYWAGAGARDVDGDGVSETRYRPAGMVQHLTGEHPKASAFTGSPAFEVLRLAERTLPVVEAPGVVDHRPLAEPPHDWRDYYDRDH